The following proteins come from a genomic window of Hydractinia symbiolongicarpus strain clone_291-10 chromosome 2, HSymV2.1, whole genome shotgun sequence:
- the LOC130629904 gene encoding sulfotransferase 1C1-like has protein sequence MIATKPCSDEFPKVKDQQIVTDGVNFMTVGSYLPPIYLERIHNMELKETDILLATFPRSGTTITQRLLLVMMYGGDQVLNNGKEKMDEISPFIEIRKYKSDFVGYDIAMSLQEAPQRILKTHLPVWLAPKSRKAKKVVVARDVKDALVSFYYLYKNDSSNPKEIYNTLEFETFYKMFVSGSTLYGDWYQWYRGWLDAFDGNTLLLHYEDFIRNFEETVTKLAKFVDVEMTSELMSTLKEAANFQSMKKVLDIPSIKDFVRKGVIGDHQNYLDEEKIKFLDDKCREIVPELLK, from the coding sequence ATGATTGCAACAAAGCCTTGCAGTGACGAGTTTCCCAAGGTTAAAGACCAACAAATTGTAACAGATGGAGTCAATTTTATGACAGTTGGTAGCTACTTACCGCCCATCTATTTGGAACGAATACATAATATGGAATTGAAAGAAACAGACATCTTATTAGCCACATTTCCTAGATCAGGAACAACAATAACACAGAGATTGTTGTTGGTAATGATGTATGGAGGTGATCAAGTGCTTAACAATGGTAAGGAAAAAATGGACGAGATATCTCCTTTTATAGAAATAAGGAAATATAAATCAGACTTCGTTGGCTACGATATTGCAATGTCTTTACAGGAAGCTCCTCAAcgtattttaaaaacacatttgcCAGTTTGGCTAGCACCAAAATCGAGAAAGGCAAAAAAGGTTGTTGTAGCACGAGACGTGAAAGATGCATTGGTATCTTTTTATTACTTATATAAGAATGATTCCTCAAACCCAAAAGAGATATACAACACACTTGAATTTGAAacattttacaaaatgtttGTATCGGGTTCTACCCTTTATGGAGATTGGTATCAATGGTATAGAGGTTGGTTAGATGCTTTTGATGGAAATACTCTTCTGTTACATTATGAAGATTTCATTAGAAATTTTGAGGAGACAGTTACAAAGCTTGCGAAATTTGTTGATGTAGAAATGACATCTGAATTGATGTCTACATTAAAAGAAGCAGCTAATTTTCAAAGCATGAAAAAGGTTTTGGATATTCCATCAATTAAAGATTTTGTTCGTAAAGGTGTAATTGGTGACCATCAGAATTATTTGGATgaagaaaaaatcaaattctTAGATGATAAATGCCGAGAAATTGTTCCTGAACttttgaaatga
- the LOC130629908 gene encoding probable ATP-dependent RNA helicase vasa-like, whose translation MADEWDETPSSNGGFESSTSGGGFGGGFGGSKGGGFGTGGGGGGFGGGNNGFANGDKGSSGGGGGFGRGGGGGFGRGGGGGGFGRGGGFGGSSSSGGSGCRKCGEEGHFARECPQGGGGGGGSRACFKCGEEGHISRDCPQGGGGGGGNRTCHKCGEEGHISRDCTNSSNTGGGFGGGSTSGGFGGGFGGGSTKPSSGFGGGFGSSSNSNPNGFGGGFGGGDDDTAGGGGGFGGGSGGGDDCCRICKQSGHFARDCPDKPERDDKCRRCGESGHFVKDCTQEPTLDPDRPAPVTYVPPEPSEAEEDMYKTIAQGINFDNYDNIPVEVTGPGNIPAAIRSFSEAGLSESIQKNIEKAKYVKPTPVQKYAIPIILGERDLMSCAQTGSGKTAAFLLPVLASIMQNKDQLTSQLSEVQAPLGLVIAPTRELANQIYQEARKFSFQTSVRPVVVYGGVSVAYQLRQVQSGCHLLVGTPGRLKDFIGKRKISLENLKYLVLDEADRMLDMGFMPDVKEIIHGFGMPAKEDRHTLMFSATFPEEIQKLAGEFLNNYVFLTIGKVGSTHSDIEQTVIEVDNASKRDKLVEMLGQEGGNKNLVFVQTKRQADFLASYLCQNGFPTTSIHGDRFQQQREEALREFRAGQQTVLIATAVAARGLDIADVKQVINYDLPDEIEEYIHRIGRTGRIGNKGRATSFFSRGNDEGLARALVKTLADSEQVVPDWLEEVAETALGTGYGPKGGRFASKDTRRGGGMAGGGGRFNAVGNDDGWNNSNDTNGSGGTTINSGGGGEDEWD comes from the exons GTGGCTTTGGTGGCAGTAAAGGTGGTGGTTTTGGAacaggtggtggtggtggtggttttGGGGGTGGAAACAATGGCTTTGCAAATGGTGATAAGGGCAGTTCTGGTGGGGGTGGGGGTTTCGGTAGAGGTGGTGGTGGGGGTTTCGGTAGAGGTGGTGGTGGTGGGGGTTTCGGAAGAGGTGGTGGTTTTGGTGGTAGTAGTAGCAGTGGAGGAAGTGGCTGCAGAAAATGTGGTGAGGAAGGGCATTTTGCTAGAGAGTGTCCGCAAGGAGGAGGTGGGGGTGGAGGGAGCAGGGCTTGTTTTAAGTGTGGTGAGGAAGGTCACATTTCTAGAGATTGTCCAcaaggtggtggtggtggtggtggtaacAGAACATGTCATAAGTGTGGTGAAGAGGGTCATATTTCCAGAGATTGCACAAACAGCAGCAATACTGGTGGAGGATTCGGTGGTGGAAGTACCTCTGGTGGCTTTGGAGGTGGTTTTGGTGGAGGCAGTACAAAGCCATCAAGTGGTTTTGGTGGTGGCTTTGGCAGCAGCAGTAACAGCAATCCCAATGGCTTTGGAGGAGGATTTGGAGGCGGAGATGATGATACtgctggtggtggtggtggttttGGAGGTGGCAGCGGAGGAGGTGATGACTGTTGTAGAATATGCAAGCAATCAGGACATTTTGCACGAGATTGCCCAGACAAACCAGAAAGAGATGATAAGTGCAGGCGGTGTGGTGAAAGTGGGCATTTTGTAAAAGACTGTACACAAGAGCCCACTTTAGACCCTGATAGACCTGCACCAGTCACATATGTACCGCCAGAGCCATCTGAAGCAGAGGAGGACATGTACAAAACAATAGCACAGGGCATTAATTTTGATAACTACGATAACATCCCTGTTGAAGTAACAGGCCCTGGAAATATACCTGCTGCTATCAGAAGCTTCTCAGAAGCAGGGCTATCAGAGTCTATACAAAAAAACATCGAAAAAGCAAAGTATGTAAAACCCACACCGGTCCAGAAATATGCTATTCCAATTATTCTTGGGGAAAGGGATTTGATGTCTTGTGCTCAAACTGGTTCTGGAAAAACT GCTGCATTCTTATTGCCAGTTTTGGCCAGTATTATGCAAAATAAAGATCAGCTCACTAGCCAACTAAGTGAAGTACAAGCCCCCCTTGGTTTGGTCATTGCCCCAACACGTGAATTGGCTAATCAAATATACCAAGAGGCTCGCAAGTTTTCTTTTCAAACAAGTGTTCGTCCAGTTGTTGTTTATGGTGGTGTGTCGGTTGCGTACCAGTTACGACAGGTTCAGAGTGGTTGTCATTTACTCGTCGGAACACCAGGCAGACTAAAAGATTTTATTGGAAAAAGAAAG atatctcttgaaaatttaaaatacctAGTCCTTGACGAAGCAGACAGAATGCTTGACATGGGTTTTATGCCAGACGTTAAAGAAATCATCCATGGTTTCGGAATGCCGGCCAAAGAGGACCGTCACACGTTGATGTTCAGTGCCACGTTTCCCGAGGAGATTCAAAAATTGGCTGGCGAGTTCTTAAATAACTACGTTTTCTTAACTATTGGTAAAGTTGGAAGTACTCACTCTGATATTGAACAAACAGTCATTGAGGTCGACAATGCGTCTAAGCGAGACAAACTTGTTGAAATGCTGGGACAAGAAGGTGGCAATAAAAACTTAGTATTTGTGCAAACAAAAAGACAGGCGGATTTCCTGGCAAGTTATTTGTGTCAAAATGGCTTTCCAACGACTAGTATTCACGG CGATCGATTTCAACAGCAACGAGAAGAAGCTCTGCGCGAATTTCGAGCCGGCCAGCAAACTGTTCTTATCGCTACAGCCGTGGCCGCACGCGGTTTGGATATTGCGGATGTAAAGCAGGTAATCAACTACGACCTACCGGATGAGATCGAGGAGTATATTCATCGTATCGGTCGTACTGGTAGAATCGGGAACAAAGGGCGTGCTACGTCGTTCTTTTCGCGTGGAAATGACGAAGGACTGGCGAGAGCGTTGGTCAAAACATTGGCTGAT TCTGAACAAGTAGTACCTGATTGGTTGGAAGAGGTTGCCGAGACAGCTTTAGGTACTGGATATGGACCAAAGGGTGGCAGGTTCGCCTCCAAAGACACTCGACGT GGTGGAGGTATGGCCGGTGGAGGTGGCCGATTTAACGCCGTTGGAAACGACGATGGTTGGAATAACAGCAACGACACTAACGGTAGCGGCGGAACGACCATAAACAGCGGTGGTGGTGGGGAGGACGAGTGGGACTAA
- the LOC130629892 gene encoding interferon-inducible GTPase 5-like — translation MDKVCSDLFTDDYVRRQYRVVTLDDVEDIKQKMETEGLDLCGITGSSGTGKSSLINTIRGLTPRDENAASVGVVECTTKPTSYPDPKNPMVQYWDLPCVGTPKFPKDESYLQKIGFERYDFFLIITANRFSENEIWLASQIRKAKKNFFFVRSKIDQDLINEKRCRANFKVEDVMEEIRNNCVKKLQPDFGYPDVFLISNFDPQKYEFPSLCLKLIDALPQLKKEAMTLSLPSLSDTMIVEKKKILQKRVWYVSLMSAAGACIPFPGVSKAIDTTLVLKELQIYRQQFGISKETLVSLSEKVHSDKKDILNNVQILTSIDTPENVLSLFDSFSSSIAAEEVSRYIPGIGTLISSGLTFATTYRMLNGQLDQIEKASNEIMELILET, via the exons ATGGATAAAGTATGTTCCGATCTTTTTACTGATGACTACGTGAGAAGACAATACAGAGTAGTAACGCTTGACGATGTGGAAGATATCAAGCAAAAAATGGAAACAGAAGGGTTGGATTTA TGTGGCATTACTGGTTCTTCTGGCACTGGAAAATCCAGCCTTATAAATACAATTCGGGGTCTGACACCTCGTGATGAGAATGCAGCGAGTGTGGGTGTTGTGGAATGTACAACTAAACCAACATCTTATCCGGACCCTAAAAATCCAATGGTGCAGTACTGGGACTTGCCATGTGTTGGGACCCCGAAATTTCCAAAAGATGAAAGTTACCTACAAAAGATTGGTTTTGAAAG atATGATTTCTTTTTGATCATTACGGCCAACCGATTTAGCGAGAATGAAATCTGGCTGGCATCACAAATTCGAAAggctaaaaaaaactttttttttgtccgAAGCAAAATCGATCAGGATTTAATTAATGAGAAACGATGTCGTGCCAACTTTAAAGTTGAAGATGTCATGGAAGAAATAAGAAACAACTGTGTTAAAAAACTCCAACCCGATTTTGGCTACCCTGATGTTTTCCTAATATCTAATTTTGATCCACAAAAGTATGAATTTCCGTCTTTGTGTTTGAAGTTGATTGATGCACTTCCACAGCTAAAAAAAGAAGCGATGACACTTTCGTTGCCATCCTTGTCGGACACGATGATTGTcgagaaaaagaaaattcttcAGAAACGAGTATGGTACGTGTCGCTTATGTCTGCTGCTGGTGCCTGCATACCTTTTCCCGGTGTGTCCAAAGCAATAGATACGACACTTGTCTTAAAGGAGTTACAAATTTACCGACAACAATTTGGTATAAGTAAAGAAACGTTAGTCAGTCTTTCAGAGAAAGTCCACTCAGACAAGAAAGACATCCTCAACAACGTGCAAATACTAACATCTATAGATACACCTGAGAATGTTCTAAGTTTATTTGATTCCTTTTCGTCAAGCATAGCCGCAGAAGAAGTTAGTCGATATATTCCTGGCATTGGAACATTGATTTCAAGTGGATTAACCTTCGCAACAACATATCGAATGTTGAACGGTCAGTTGGATCAGATTGAAAAAGCTTCTAACGAAATTATGGAGTTGATTCTTGAAACATGA